DNA sequence from the Tenacibaculum mesophilum genome:
AAGTTCTGTATAATCACCTATACTTACCGATGTATAATTAGCATTGTATTTTGCATGGTTACCAACCATAGCATTATCTAAATTGGCATTTGAAATATGCACGTTTGTTTGAATTAAAGAGTTAGTAATTGTTGAGTTTTCAACAACACTGTTTTCACCAATTGAAACAAAAGGACCTATTTTGGTGTTTTTTAACACTACATTTTTTCCAACATAACAAGGTTGAATAATTTCAGCGTTCTCTAATACAACGTCTTCAGATACTAAATTGTTGCCGTCTGCTTGTTCAAAGCCTAAAACTTGTTTGTTGGTATCTACTGTAGGGTCTTTCTTACCGCAATCCATCCAAGTATTTACTTTTCCAGGAATAAACTTGGCTCCTTTTACTTTTAAAGCTTCTAGAGCTTCTGTTAGTTGATATTCACCAGAAGGTCTGATATCATTATCAATTAAATATTTTATCTCTTCTAATAATTTATCGGCATCTTTAAAATAATAAATACCAATAATTGCTAAATCAGAGACAAATTCTTTTGGTTTTTCAACAAAATCAGTAATAAATCCGTCTTTTAATTTTACTACACCAAAAGCACTAGGATCTTCTACTTGCTTCACCCAAATAGCCCCATCAGCGTTAG
Encoded proteins:
- a CDS encoding sugar phosphate nucleotidyltransferase, with amino-acid sequence MKIIVPMAGIGSRLRPHTLTTPKPLTVIAGKSIVQRLVEDITSVVDQPIEEIAFIIGPASKGFPADTKDKLIKIAENLGAKGSVYVQEEALGTAHAIYCAKESLGGSCVVAFADTLFKADFTLDANADGAIWVKQVEDPSAFGVVKLKDGFITDFVEKPKEFVSDLAIIGIYYFKDADKLLEEIKYLIDNDIRPSGEYQLTEALEALKVKGAKFIPGKVNTWMDCGKKDPTVDTNKQVLGFEQADGNNLVSEDVVLENAEIIQPCYVGKNVVLKNTKIGPFVSIGENSVVENSTITNSLIQTNVHISNANLDNAMVGNHAKYNANYTSVSIGDYTELT